In Anoplopoma fimbria isolate UVic2021 breed Golden Eagle Sablefish chromosome 22, Afim_UVic_2022, whole genome shotgun sequence, a genomic segment contains:
- the LOC129112010 gene encoding gamma-crystallin M2-like: MCLIQSHHQTGTKITFYEEKKFQGSCYNCSSDCADLHTYFNRCSSIRVESGVWVIYERPNYKGFQYILSPGEYGDSQQWMAFSENVKSCRPVKNAYGSGWKLRLYERPDFGGQMVECSDDCPSVYDTYKLREAYSCVVTDGAWVFYDLPNYRGHQYLVERGEYQQHSDWGAASPGVGSFRRITEF, translated from the exons ATGTGTTTGATACAGAGTCATCATCAGACTGGAACAAAA ATCACATTTTACGAGGAGAAGAAATTCCAGGGCAGCTGCTACAACTGCAGCAGCGACTGTGCCGACCTGCACACATACTTCAACCGCTGCAGCTCCATCCGGGTGGAGAGCGGTGTGTGGGTGATCTATGAGAGGCCCAACTACAAGGGTTTCCAGTACATCCTCAGCCCCGGGGAGTATGGGGACAGCCAGCAGTGGATGGCCTTCAGTGAGAACGTGAAATCCTGCCGCCCCGTAAAGAAT GCTTATGGCAGCGGGTGGAAGCTGAGGCTGTACGAGAGGCCAGACTTCGGAGGTCAGATGGTGGAGTGCTCTGATGACTGTCCCTCAGTGTACGACACCTACAAGCTGCGTGAGGCGTACTCCTGTGTGGTGACCGACGGAGCTTGGGTCTTCTACGACCTCCCCAACTACAGGGGCCACCAGTACCTCGTGGAGCGGGGCGAGTACCAGCAGCACAGCGACTGGGGGGCGGCCTCGCCCGGGGTCGGCTCCTTCCGCAGGATCACAGAGTTTTAA